The following nucleotide sequence is from Acidobacteriota bacterium.
ACGTCCGGGAGCTCCAGAACGTGGCCCGGGCGCTCCTCGTTGCCTCCCAGGGGGAGGATAGGATCCGGACGCGCCACCTGCCCGCCCGCCTCTCCGAGGAGGGCACGCCCGTCGCCGGGGACGGGCTCAGCCTGGCCCACGCCCTGCGCCGGGCCGAATCGGCGGCCATCCGGGCGGCCCTCGACGCCAGCGGGGGGAGTCCGTCGGAGGCGGCCCGAAGGTTGGGCATCTCCCGCCAGGGCCTTTTTGAGAAGATGCGGAGGCTGGGCATTCGCTCCGAGCCCCGATAAGGTCGAGGGCACCAGGCCGGATCGCCCGCCCGCTCCGACTCCCCCGCGCTCTTGGTATACTTCAACCCCCTGGAGGTGGGCGTGGCGGTTGGATGGTGGGCGTGGGCCAGCGGCGAAAAAGGTCCGGTTCCGGCCGAGGATTGTCGCCTTTCGGCCCTGGACCACGGCTATCTTTACGGAGCCGCTCTGTACGAAACCCTGAGGACCTACCACGCCAAGCCCTTCGCGCTTCGCCTTCATCTCGAGCGGCTGGATCGCGGGGCCCGGCGCATGGGGTTCCCCGTCCTTCCCCTGGAAGACCTTGCGAGAACCTTGGTCGACCTGGCGGCCCTCCGGGCCCCCGAGGAATCCTACCTTCGCGTGACGGTCAGCCCCGGGGCCAGGGTGCCGGGTGGGTACGCCGCGCCGGGAGGGCCGCCTTTCTGGACGGCCCTGGCCGGACCCCTGCCTCCTTACGTGGCCGCGTACTACGAGCGTGGGGTCCGAGGCGTGATCTCGCGCCGGCCCCGGTGGAACCCGGGAGGCTTCATACCGGCGGTGAAGTTTGCGGGGAACCCGGAGCTCCACCTCGCCCGGCGCGAAGCCGAGGCCGAGGGCGCCTTCGAGGCCCTCCTGCTGAATCCCTCGGGATTCCTGGCCGAAGGGTCGAGCAGCAACGTCTTCTTGGTTCTGGGGAAGGTCCTGGTCACGCCGGATCTCCCGTCTGGCATTCTGGACGGCGTCACGCGTTCCATCTTGTTGGACCTTGCGCCGAAGGCCGGGATTCCCTGCGAGGAGCGCCCGGTCCGGGTCGAGGAGCTCATCGAGGCCCGGGAGGCCTTTCTGGCGTCCACCTTGAAAGAGGTCGTGCCGCTGGTGGAGGTTGATGGGCGGACCATCGGAGCCGGAACCCCCGGCGTCCTCACTGACCGCCTCCTGGGACTTCTGCAGGAGCATGCCCTGGAGGCCACTTCCGGAGACACCGCATGACCCGCTGGAATGCCCGCTTTCTCGCCTTCGCCTTCGCGATCGCCTCGACGCTTCCCGCCCTGGCGGCCGTCGGCCCCCAGGAGGGGGAGCCCGCGCCTCCCGAGCTCAAGTTGTCCACGTCCCTCTCTCCCACGCCGGTGCGGTCACCGGGAGAGGCCACGCTCACGCTCACCGTGGAGATCCCCACCGGATACCACCTCTTTGCGGGGAAGGAGCTTCGTGTGGAGGCGGAGGGCCCCGTGGCGCGCCTCCTGGGAACCCCCGCCTATCCGGCGGGGGAGGTGGAAGAGGGAATCGCGGTCCTGAGGGGCCGCGCCTCCATTCGTGTTCCGCTGACCGTTCCCGCCGGGGAGGCCGGACCCATTCGAGGCACCCTTCTGCTCAAGTGGCAGGCCTGCCAGGATTACGGGGAGAAGATCTGCTTCCTCCCCGCCCGAAGCGCCGTGTCCATCGAGGCTCCCGTGATCCTTGCCCCCCCCGCTCCGGCCGGACCTGCCCCCGAAACGCCGGCGCCTACCCCGCCCGTCGTGGAGCCGGCCGTGGAGCCGGCTTCCCCTCCGGAGGCCGTCCCGCAACCGGAGGCGCCCCAGGGAGGGTCCTTTCAGGACCGCTTCGGCCAGGCCGCCAGGGAAAACGTCCCCTTCGCCCTGCTCCTGGCCTTCCTCTTCGGGGTCCTCTCGAGCCTCACGCCCTGCGTGTACCCGGTGATCCCCATCACCGTCGCGTACATCGGCTCCCGATCGGAGGGGAAAGGCCGGGCCCACGGATTCCTCCTGTCTCTCGCCTTCGTTCTGGGGCTCGCCCTCTTGTACGCCATGCTGGGAGCGGTCTCCGCCAAGGCGGGCCAGACCTTCGGATCCCTCGCCCAGACGCCCTGGGTGGGCATCCCCGTGGCCCTCCTCTTTTTCGCCCTGGCCCTCTCCATGTTCAACCTCTTCGAGTTCAAGACCCCGGCCCGCCTCACCAACCGGATCGAACAGACCAAGCAGAAATCCCGCGGGGGCGGATTCGTGGGGGCCTTCCTGATCGGCGCTCTGTCCGGGCTGGTGGCCAGCCCCTGCATCGGCCCCCTCATCCTGGCCATCCTGGTGGTCGTGGCCTCCACCGGATCCTCTTTTCTGGGGTTCCTCTACCTCTTCACCTTTGCCCTGGGCCTGGGGTTGCTGTTCCTGGTCATCGGAACCTTCTCGGGCGTCCTGGCGGCCCTCCCCAAATCGGGGGGTTGGATGGACGGGGTGCGGGTCCTCTTCGGAGCCCTGATCCTCGCGGCGGCCTTCTATTTCGCGGGCCTGTACCTTCCCCGCCCGGCCTTCTGGTTGGCCTCGGGCCTGGGGTTGGGGTTCGTGGCGGGGTTCCTCCTCTTTGGAGCGAGCCGCCAT
It contains:
- a CDS encoding cytochrome c biogenesis protein CcdA, whose translation is MTRWNARFLAFAFAIASTLPALAAVGPQEGEPAPPELKLSTSLSPTPVRSPGEATLTLTVEIPTGYHLFAGKELRVEAEGPVARLLGTPAYPAGEVEEGIAVLRGRASIRVPLTVPAGEAGPIRGTLLLKWQACQDYGEKICFLPARSAVSIEAPVILAPPAPAGPAPETPAPTPPVVEPAVEPASPPEAVPQPEAPQGGSFQDRFGQAARENVPFALLLAFLFGVLSSLTPCVYPVIPITVAYIGSRSEGKGRAHGFLLSLAFVLGLALLYAMLGAVSAKAGQTFGSLAQTPWVGIPVALLFFALALSMFNLFEFKTPARLTNRIEQTKQKSRGGGFVGAFLIGALSGLVASPCIGPLILAILVVVASTGSSFLGFLYLFTFALGLGLLFLVIGTFSGVLAALPKSGGWMDGVRVLFGALILAAAFYFAGLYLPRPAFWLASGLGLGFVAGFLLFGASRH
- a CDS encoding aminotransferase class IV, whose amino-acid sequence is MAVGWWAWASGEKGPVPAEDCRLSALDHGYLYGAALYETLRTYHAKPFALRLHLERLDRGARRMGFPVLPLEDLARTLVDLAALRAPEESYLRVTVSPGARVPGGYAAPGGPPFWTALAGPLPPYVAAYYERGVRGVISRRPRWNPGGFIPAVKFAGNPELHLARREAEAEGAFEALLLNPSGFLAEGSSSNVFLVLGKVLVTPDLPSGILDGVTRSILLDLAPKAGIPCEERPVRVEELIEAREAFLASTLKEVVPLVEVDGRTIGAGTPGVLTDRLLGLLQEHALEATSGDTA